A DNA window from Macadamia integrifolia cultivar HAES 741 chromosome 4, SCU_Mint_v3, whole genome shotgun sequence contains the following coding sequences:
- the LOC122077502 gene encoding heavy metal-associated isoprenylated plant protein 35-like isoform X1 has translation MAKGGRLEGAHILHCPNLIYLLLLSPSVYFFFKEMLYYYLSCWTESTETGVALGLFLQRVELKVSVNCCEGCKRKVKKVLQSIEGVLKTEIDSTEPKVTVVLGNIDPQILIKKLMKNGKQVEIWPCSSEKENTNNPAQVGDQGKAYGESAGLFTSTGKEKGKANGIGDGCGGGKKSVSGREQDHQGGGSTDNKQRKESSSSGSSANTNTKWEDCNQKPVETNSNYSAPPGPPPPPTQVVMSYTPAATIYPSMVYDTSNITSSATSTATNSSNIATTGHCYMVEPCAIPLQAVAPYYMMPMTGSYSDSSNYALPHQYNYVPTDHFLHQSLSPCYPPAAPVPMFLVGDYFSDDNTVGCHVM, from the exons ATGGCAAAAGGAGGTAGACTTGAAGGTGCCCATATTCTTCATTGCCCAAATCTCATTTATTTGTTATTGTTATCCCCCTCTGTGTActttttcttcaaagaaatgCTTTACTACTATTTATCTTGTTGGACTGAAAGTACAGAGACAGGAGTTGCGTTGGGTTTGTTCTTACAGAGGGTTGAATTGAAGGTGTCCGTCAACTGCTGCGAAGGTTGTAAGAGGAAAGTGAAGAAGGTGTTGCAGAGCATTGAGG GTGTATTGAAGACGGAAATTGACTCAACGGAACCAAAAGTGACGGTGGTGCTTGGAAACATCGATCCTCAAATCCTCATCAAGAAGCTAATGAAGAACGGAAAGCAGGTGGAAATATGGCCCTGCAGCAGTGAGAAAGAGAACACCAACAATCCAGCACAGGTGGGAGATCAAGGAAAGGCGTATGGGGAGTCAGCAGGATTATTCACAAGtactggaaaagaaaaaggaaaagcaaaTGGAATTGGAGATGGGTGTGGTGGTGGAAAGAAATCTGTTTCTGGGCGGGAGCAGGATCACCAAGGAGGAGGCAGCACAGATAATAAGCAGAGGAAAGAGAGCAGCAGTAGTGGGAGTAGTGCAAACACTAACACAAAGTGGGAAGACTGCAACCAAAAACCAGTAGAAACCAACAGCAACTACAGTGCCCCTCCTGGACCTCCTCCACCTCCAACCCAAGTGGTGATGAGTTACACCCCAGCAGCCACCATATATCCAAGCATGGTGTATGACACCAGCAACATCACCTCTTCTGCAACAAGTACTGCAACAAATAGTAGTAATATCGCTACTACGGGGCATTGCTACATGGTGGAGCCTTGTGCCATTCCCCTACAGGCCGTTGCGCCCTATTATATGATGCCGATGACGGGTTCCTACTCCGACTCTTCTAACTATGCGCTGCCTCATCAATATAACTATGTCCCCACTGATCACTTCTTGCACCAATCGCTGTCACCCTGTTATCCACCAGCTGCTCCAGTGCCCATGTTCTTGGTTGGAGACTATTTCAGTGATGACAATACAGTTGGATGCCATGTCATGTGA
- the LOC122077502 gene encoding heavy metal-associated isoprenylated plant protein 36-like isoform X3, with protein sequence MAKGETGVALGLFLQRVELKVSVNCCEGCKRKVKKVLQSIEGVLKTEIDSTEPKVTVVLGNIDPQILIKKLMKNGKQVEIWPCSSEKENTNNPAQVGDQGKAYGESAGLFTSTGKEKGKANGIGDGCGGGKKSVSGREQDHQGGGSTDNKQRKESSSSGSSANTNTKWEDCNQKPVETNSNYSAPPGPPPPPTQVVMSYTPAATIYPSMVYDTSNITSSATSTATNSSNIATTGHCYMVEPCAIPLQAVAPYYMMPMTGSYSDSSNYALPHQYNYVPTDHFLHQSLSPCYPPAAPVPMFLVGDYFSDDNTVGCHVM encoded by the exons ATGGCAAAAGGAG AGACAGGAGTTGCGTTGGGTTTGTTCTTACAGAGGGTTGAATTGAAGGTGTCCGTCAACTGCTGCGAAGGTTGTAAGAGGAAAGTGAAGAAGGTGTTGCAGAGCATTGAGG GTGTATTGAAGACGGAAATTGACTCAACGGAACCAAAAGTGACGGTGGTGCTTGGAAACATCGATCCTCAAATCCTCATCAAGAAGCTAATGAAGAACGGAAAGCAGGTGGAAATATGGCCCTGCAGCAGTGAGAAAGAGAACACCAACAATCCAGCACAGGTGGGAGATCAAGGAAAGGCGTATGGGGAGTCAGCAGGATTATTCACAAGtactggaaaagaaaaaggaaaagcaaaTGGAATTGGAGATGGGTGTGGTGGTGGAAAGAAATCTGTTTCTGGGCGGGAGCAGGATCACCAAGGAGGAGGCAGCACAGATAATAAGCAGAGGAAAGAGAGCAGCAGTAGTGGGAGTAGTGCAAACACTAACACAAAGTGGGAAGACTGCAACCAAAAACCAGTAGAAACCAACAGCAACTACAGTGCCCCTCCTGGACCTCCTCCACCTCCAACCCAAGTGGTGATGAGTTACACCCCAGCAGCCACCATATATCCAAGCATGGTGTATGACACCAGCAACATCACCTCTTCTGCAACAAGTACTGCAACAAATAGTAGTAATATCGCTACTACGGGGCATTGCTACATGGTGGAGCCTTGTGCCATTCCCCTACAGGCCGTTGCGCCCTATTATATGATGCCGATGACGGGTTCCTACTCCGACTCTTCTAACTATGCGCTGCCTCATCAATATAACTATGTCCCCACTGATCACTTCTTGCACCAATCGCTGTCACCCTGTTATCCACCAGCTGCTCCAGTGCCCATGTTCTTGGTTGGAGACTATTTCAGTGATGACAATACAGTTGGATGCCATGTCATGTGA
- the LOC122077140 gene encoding probable protein phosphatase 2C 40, whose product MMRGSEEIPDPTGELSVSFGYQCSTICRNISSTIPNELEFLMGIQIEDPNVRMRSSSFSCLSGAALGANATLANTNICNGLIGEEILPGLDSPKSFRRMASSPTLSRLDPVSSSSQSSLFSLSGSLSMENDIENIRNLWKPMSASTRIESSSFLNAMDVQMAGGAAGEDRVQAVCSEENGWLFCGVYDGFNGRDAADFLAGTLYENIGFYLHLLDWRTRKERCPSKSNLAEEGTIRSEFSITNEHDASDLEREGTVLPHSSDVEVLSESFRLGVIDCLSHALAQAESDFMYMVEQEMEERPDLVSVGSCVLVVLLHEKDLYILNIGDSRAVLATSDAQEDGLLKAIQLTETHTVDNEVECKKVLADHPDDPSPIVGGRVKGKLKLTRAFGVGYLKKSKMNEALMGILRVRNLCSPPYVYTHPFTNIHRVSDNNKFVVLGSDGLFDFFSNDEVVQLVHLFIQDTPSGDPAKHLVEQLVLRAAENAGFSTEDLLKIPAGRRRKYHDDVTVIVIILGNRQRTLTASTSL is encoded by the exons ATGATGAGAGGCTCTGAAGAAATTCCTGATCCTACTGGGGAACTCAGTGTTAGTTTTGGATATCAGTGCAGCACTATTTGTCGCAACATCTCCTCTACCATACCTAATGAGCTTGAGTTTCTGATGGGGATTCAGATAGAAGACCCCAATGTGAGAATGAGGAGCAGCTCTTTTTCTTGTTTGTCTGGTGCTGCTCTTGGTGCTAATGCTACCCTGGCAAATACAAATATTTGCAATGGTTTGATTGGAGAGGAAATACTGCCTGGTTTGGATTCTCCAAAATCATTTAGAAGGATGGCATCTTCTCCTACTCTTTCACGGTTAGATCCTGTATCTTCCTCCTCTCAGAGCAGCTTGTTTTCTTTAAGTGGAAGTTTATCCATGGAGAACGATATTGAAAACATCAGAAATTTGTGGAAGCCTATGAGTGCTTCCACAAGGATTGAGTCTTCAAGCTTTCTCAATGCTATGGATGTACAAATGGCTGGTGGGGCTGCTGGGGAGGACAGAGTGCAAGCTGTATGTTCTGAAGAAAATGGATGGCTCTTTTGCGGGGTTTACGATGGATTCAATGGACGGGATGCAGCTGACTTTCTAGCTGGAACCCTGTATGAAAATATAGGGTTTTATCTTCATTTGCTGGACTGGCGTACAAGGAAGGAACGGTGTCCATCCAAAAGTAATTTAGCAGAGGAAGGCACCATCAGGAGTGAGTTTTCTATCACTAATGAACATGATGCTTCAGATCTAGAAAGGGAAGGAACAGTCCTTCCACATTCTTCAGATGTGGAGGTTCTATCTGAATCTTTCCGTCTTGGTGTGATAGACTGCCTTAGTCATGCCCTAGCCCAAGCTGAGAGCGATTTTATGTACATGGTTGAACAGGAAATGGAAGAACGGCCTGATTTGGTATCTGTTGGATCTTGCGTCCTTGTGGTGCTTCTTCATGAGAAGGACTTGTACATTTTAAATATAGGTGATAGCAGGGCTGTGTTGGCTACAAGTGATGCCCAAGAGGATGGTCTACTGAAGGCCATCCAGTTGACAGAAACTCATACAGTTGATAATGAAGTCGAATGCAAGAAAGTTTTGGCTGATCATCCTGATGATCCATCCCCTATTGTTGGGGGAAGAGTGAAAGGGAAGCTGAAGTTAACCCGGGCATTTGGAGTTGGTTATCTGAAAAAG AGCAAAATGAACGAAGCACTGATGGGCATCCTTCGAGTGCGAAATTTGTGTAGTCCTCCTTATGTTTACACCCACCCATTCACCAATATCCATAGGGTGTCTGATAATAATAAGTTTGTTGTTCTGGGGAGTGATGGATTGTTTGACTTCTTCAGCAATGATGAAGTTGTGCAGCTCGTTCATCTGTTTATCCAGGATACCCCTTCTGGTGATCCTGCAAAGCATTTGGTCGAGCAACTTGTTTTGAGAGCTGCAGAGAATGCAg GTTTCAGCACTGAGGACTTGTTGAAGATTCCTGCTGGTAGAAGGAGAAAGTACCACGATGATGTGACAGTTATCGTAATCATCCTTGGAAATAGGCAGCGGACATTGACTGCTTCGACATCTTTGTAG
- the LOC122077502 gene encoding heavy metal-associated isoprenylated plant protein 36-like isoform X2, which yields MAKGGRLEETGVALGLFLQRVELKVSVNCCEGCKRKVKKVLQSIEGVLKTEIDSTEPKVTVVLGNIDPQILIKKLMKNGKQVEIWPCSSEKENTNNPAQVGDQGKAYGESAGLFTSTGKEKGKANGIGDGCGGGKKSVSGREQDHQGGGSTDNKQRKESSSSGSSANTNTKWEDCNQKPVETNSNYSAPPGPPPPPTQVVMSYTPAATIYPSMVYDTSNITSSATSTATNSSNIATTGHCYMVEPCAIPLQAVAPYYMMPMTGSYSDSSNYALPHQYNYVPTDHFLHQSLSPCYPPAAPVPMFLVGDYFSDDNTVGCHVM from the exons ATGGCAAAAGGAGGTAGACTTGAAG AGACAGGAGTTGCGTTGGGTTTGTTCTTACAGAGGGTTGAATTGAAGGTGTCCGTCAACTGCTGCGAAGGTTGTAAGAGGAAAGTGAAGAAGGTGTTGCAGAGCATTGAGG GTGTATTGAAGACGGAAATTGACTCAACGGAACCAAAAGTGACGGTGGTGCTTGGAAACATCGATCCTCAAATCCTCATCAAGAAGCTAATGAAGAACGGAAAGCAGGTGGAAATATGGCCCTGCAGCAGTGAGAAAGAGAACACCAACAATCCAGCACAGGTGGGAGATCAAGGAAAGGCGTATGGGGAGTCAGCAGGATTATTCACAAGtactggaaaagaaaaaggaaaagcaaaTGGAATTGGAGATGGGTGTGGTGGTGGAAAGAAATCTGTTTCTGGGCGGGAGCAGGATCACCAAGGAGGAGGCAGCACAGATAATAAGCAGAGGAAAGAGAGCAGCAGTAGTGGGAGTAGTGCAAACACTAACACAAAGTGGGAAGACTGCAACCAAAAACCAGTAGAAACCAACAGCAACTACAGTGCCCCTCCTGGACCTCCTCCACCTCCAACCCAAGTGGTGATGAGTTACACCCCAGCAGCCACCATATATCCAAGCATGGTGTATGACACCAGCAACATCACCTCTTCTGCAACAAGTACTGCAACAAATAGTAGTAATATCGCTACTACGGGGCATTGCTACATGGTGGAGCCTTGTGCCATTCCCCTACAGGCCGTTGCGCCCTATTATATGATGCCGATGACGGGTTCCTACTCCGACTCTTCTAACTATGCGCTGCCTCATCAATATAACTATGTCCCCACTGATCACTTCTTGCACCAATCGCTGTCACCCTGTTATCCACCAGCTGCTCCAGTGCCCATGTTCTTGGTTGGAGACTATTTCAGTGATGACAATACAGTTGGATGCCATGTCATGTGA